Proteins from a single region of Bombus pascuorum chromosome 5, iyBomPasc1.1, whole genome shotgun sequence:
- the LOC132907462 gene encoding exosome complex exonuclease RRP44: MLTTKIFFRKTKGGNVFKTVREHYLRDDIHCGSKACGKCLYRTRNIILDDENCSANSSKITKPYYLLIDTNIILDQIDILEEDIICNVIIVQTVLEEVKHKSSTVYKRLRNIITNPQRKFYVFINEHHKDTYIERDLGESTNDRNDRAIRVATKWYNAHLNLDGNTIKTVLLTDDTHNRELAEKEGIPVISMEGYILSLENSGFLADKLCKKSYGTVIEGPEIFPCHLTPFELHEGIKHGKLLQGTFQASKENFLEGFMNVDGVEKSIFIQGRSNLNRAVDGDAVVVELLPEDQWSSPSDIVLQDEEEADADDDILKTTKVSDKFGSSNKMQKTPTGKVVGIIRRNWRQYCGILQPSNIEGNVRHLFVPAERKIPKIRIETRQYTVLCKQRIIVAIDSWPRNSRYPLGHFVRALGEIGNKTTENEVILLEHDIPHSRFSDAVLSSLPDTSWSVTDVDIAQREDLRYLDICSVDPPGCTDIDDALHCRDLPNGNLEVGVHIADVTHFVRPGTALDKEAALRSTTVYLVDTRIDMIPELLSSNLCSLREKEDKLTFSCIWEMDRDANIINTRYCKSIICSRAAMTYDEAQLKIDDVTQQDTLVKSLRNLNNLAKKLKKRRLDNGALLLASPEVRFEVDCETHDPIEVEAKKLRETNSMVEEFMLLANISVAKKILEEFPECAVLRRHPEPPPTNFEPLIKAAKNQGFTINVGSGKELADSLNKCHKEGNPYFNTMLRILATRCMMQAVYFVSGMHQPSEYYHYGLACPVYTHFTSPIRRYADVMVHRLLSVCIGADATYPDLLDKKKNHALCQNMNYRHRMAQYSNRASVALNTHLFFREKIQDEEGYILFVRKNALQILILKYGLEGTLYLNKDKNSGVIFMYNDEDHSQSCGNIVFRTFDPVIVQISLNRSNIQHEKLIFKLVKPFIPGFSVPPANAADSCKMVLKESTKETAKRKIGAEKVSDSNTKSGGSKKKQKKRKH, encoded by the exons ATGTTGACGACcaaaatattctttagaaAAACTAAAGGGGGAAATGTGTTTaag acGGTTAGGGAGCATTACCTTAGAGATGATATTCACTGTGGATCTAAAGCTTGTGGAAAGTGCTTGTACAGAACTCGGAACATAATTTTAGATGACGAGAATTGCAGTGCAAACAGTTCTAAGATAACTAAACCTTATTACCTATTAATTgatactaatattattttagatcAG attgACATTTTGGAAGAAGATATTATTTGCAATGTTATAATTGTGCAAACAGTGTTAGAAGAAGTAAAACATAAAAGTTCCACCGTATATAAAAGATTAAGGAATATTATCACCAATCCACAAaggaaattttatgtatttattaatgaacATCATAA AGATACTTATATCGAGCGTGACCTTGGTGAAAGTACAAATGACAGAAATGATAGGGCAATTAGGGTTGCAACAAAATGGTATAATgcacatttaaatttagatgGCAATACAATCAAAACTGTGCTATTAACAGATGATACACACAACAGAGAATTAgcagaaaaagaaggaatccCAGTTATTtcga TGGAAGGTTATATATTATCGTTAGAAAATTCAGGCTTTTTGGCtgataaattatgtaaaaagagTTATGGCACAGTAATTGAGGGCCCAGAAATTTTCCCATGTCATCTTACACCATTTGAATTACATGAAGGCATAAAACATGGGAAACTTCTGCAGGGAACCTTTCAAGcttcaaaagaaaattttcttgaaGGATTCATGAATGTAGATGGAGTTGAAAAATCT atttttatcCAAGGTCGTAGTAACCTTAATAGAGCTGTTGATGGCGATGCAGTTGTAGTGGAACTCTTGCCAGAGGATCAGTGGTCATCTCCTAGTGACATTGTTCTgcaagatgaagaagaagcagaTGCTGAtgatgatattttaaaaacaactAAAGTATCAGATAAATTTGGTTCATCAAACAAGATGCAAAAGACACCGACTggcaaagttgttggaattaTTAGAAGAAATTGGAGACAATATTGTGGAATATTGCAACCCAGTAATATAGAAGGG AATGTACGACATTTATTTGTGCCAGCTGAACGAAAAATACCTAAAATAAGAATCGAAACTAGACAATATACAGTGCTGTGTAAACAGAGAATCATCGTAGCAATTGATTCATGGCCACGTAATTCTAGATATCCTCTTGGTCATTTTGTACGCGCGTTAGGTGAAATAGGGAACAAAACCACCGAAAATGAAGTGATATTGTTAGAACACGATATCCCTCATAGTCGATTTTCGGACGCTGTCCTCAGCTCATTACCAGACACCTCATGGAGTGTCACGGACGTC GACATAGCACAAAGGGAAGATCTAAGATATTTAGATATATGTTCAGTCGACCCACCAGGTTGCACAGATATCGATGATGCGCTTCACTGTAGAGATCTACCAAATGGTAATCTAGAAGTAGGTGTACATATTGCGGATGTAACACATTTTGTAAGGCCTGGTACTGCGTTAGATAAAGAAGCAGCATTACGATCTACGACTGTATATTTGGTTGACACGAGAATTGACATGATTCCTG AGTTACTCAGTTCAAATCTCTGCTCTttacgagaaaaagaagacaaattAACGTTTTCTTGCATATGGGAAATGGATAGAGAcgcaaatataattaatactagATATTGTAAGTCCATAATATGTTCACGAGCAGCGATGACTTACGATGAAGCTCAACTAAAAATTGACGATGTTACTCAACAAGATACACTTGTAAAGTCATTAAGGAATCTTAATAATTTGgctaaaaagttaaaaaagagACGTCTGGATAATGG AGCGTTATTATTAGCATCTCCAGAAGTCCGTTTTGAAGTAGACTGTGAAACGCATGATCCTATCGAAGTGGAGGCAAAAAAATTGCGAGAAACTAATTCTATGGTGGAAGAATTTATGTTGCTCGCAAATATTTCGGTTGCTAAAAAGATTTTAGAAGAATTCCCAGAATGCGCTGTATTAAGAAGACATCCTGAACCACCACCTACTAATTTCGAGCCTCTTATAAAGGCCGCAAAGAATCAG GGTTTTACTATAAATGTAGGTAGTGGCAAAGAATTAGCAGATTCGTTAAATAAATGTCATAAAGAAGGTAATCCTTACTTTAATACTATGTTAAGGATACTTGCCACACGCTGTATGATGCAAGCTGTATATTTTGTTAGTGGCATGCATCAACCAAGTGAATACTATCATTATGGTTTAGCATGTCCTGTCTATACTCATTTTACATCGCCTATTCGAAG atacGCAGATGTGATGGTACATCGTTTATTATCAGTTTGCATTGGAGCTGATGCAACATATCCCGATTTGTTAGACAAAAAGAAGAATCACGCACTTTGTCAAAATATGAACTATCGTCATAGAATGGCTCAATATTCTAATCGAGCATCAGTAGCACTAAATACTCAT TTATTCTTTAGAGAAAAAATTCAAGACGAAGaaggttatatactttttgtaCGAAAGAATGCGTTgcaaatattgatattaaagtATGGCTTAGAGGGAACTTTGTACCTGAACAAAGACAAAAATTCAGgtgttatatttatgtataatgaCGAAGATCATTCACAATCCTGTGGAAATATCGTATTTCGCACTTTCGATCCGGTTATTGTGCAAATAAGTTTAAACAGATCCAATATACAGCATGAGAAACTAATATTTAAGTTGGTTAAGCCGTTc ATTCCAGGTTTCAGTGTACCTCCAGCAAATGCTGCAGATTCTTGTAAGATGGTACTGAAAGAAAGTACGAAAGAAACGGCAAAAAGAAAGATAGGAGCAGAAAAAGTATCAGATAGTAATACCAAAAGTGGAGGAAGTaagaaaaaacagaagaaaaggaaacacTAG